A stretch of the Hippocampus zosterae strain Florida chromosome 16, ASM2543408v3, whole genome shotgun sequence genome encodes the following:
- the spry4 gene encoding protein sprouty homolog 4, which yields MESRVPQHIPGVSSSIVAQPLLDSRVPYGRLQHPVTIYPIDQIKSSHVENDYIDSPAVVSQQPPSQKAGNRRLNWAGPNQDGFVGANHNNHHNHQHHHHHHHGRCEPHHDTTTHPWISFSGRPSSISSSSSTSSDQRLLDHAAPTPTVDHHPNPHPHQGLINTITTRTPGCLVSSEPKALTSSSSTFSCTSSSKSPDLKSGKLPTGSQQGSAVIPSSPAEKKHLLLCEHCGKCRCTECTLPRTLPACWVCNQECLCSAQSLVDAATCMCLVKGIFYHCTEDEDDEGSCADKPCSCSQANCCARWSFMAALSVVLPCLVCYLPATGLAKLGQKCYDNVSRPGCRCKNLQGGDPACKNGGVEAKAGTLEKQQQGS from the coding sequence ATGGAGTCCAGGGTTCCTCAGCACATCCCGGGAGTGTCGTCCTCCATCGTAGCCCAGCCTTTGCTGGACAGCCGAGTGCCCTACGGCCGCCTGCAGCACCCCGTCACCATCTACCCCATCGATCAGATCAAGTCCTCGCACGTGGAGAACGACTACATCGACAGCCCCGCCGTCGTCTCTCAGCAGCCGCCGAGTCAGAAGGCGGGGAACAGACGGCTCAACTGGGCCGGTCCCAACCAAGACGGGTTCGTGGGGGCCAACCACAACAACCATCACAAtcaccagcaccaccaccaccaccaccacggccGGTGCGAGCCTCACCACGACACCACCACACACCCATGGATCTCCTTCAGCGGGAGACCCAGCTCGAtcagcagcagtagcagcacGTCGTCGGACCAGAGGCTGCTGGATCACGCCGCGCCTACCCCCACCGTGGACCACCACCCGAAcccgcacccccaccagggcctCATCAACACAATCACGACTCGAACTCCAGGCTGCTTGGTTTCCTCGGAACCTAAAGCCctcacttcctcttcttccaCTTTCTCCTGTACCTCCTCCTCTAAATCGCCGGACCTCAAGTCTGGGAAACTGCCCACGGGGAGCCAGCAGGGGTCGGCCGTGATCCCGTCCTCCCCGGCAGAGAAGAAACACCTCCTCCTCTGCGAACACTGCGGCAAGTGCCGATGCACCGAGTGCACCCTTCCCCGGACCCTGCCCGCCTGCTGGGTCTGCAACCAGGAGTGCCTGTGCTCCGCTCAGAGCCTGGTGGATGCGGCCACCTGCATGTGCCTGGTCAAGGGGATCTTCTACCACTGCAccgaggacgaggacgacgagggCTCCTGTGCCGACAAGCCGTGCTCATGCTCGCAGGCCAATTGCTGCGCGCGCTGGTCCTTCATGGCCGCCCTCTCCGTCGTCCTTCCCTGTCTGGTGTGCTACCTGCCAGCCACGGGCCTGGCCAAACTGGGACAGAAGTGCTACGACAATGTCAGCAGGCCCGGCTGCCGGTGCAAGAACTTGCAGGGCGGTGACCCGGCGTGTAAAAATGGAGGCGTGGAAGCGAAAGCGGGAACACttgagaagcagcagcagggGTCCTGA